The following proteins are co-located in the Streptomyces sp. NBC_00435 genome:
- a CDS encoding RICIN domain-containing protein, whose protein sequence is MIKNWMRAAPALAALTLPLLIASAPPASPTERGALPPSGTTKLVSRLSSKCADVEGWSTANGGNVHQWSCRLDNDDNQKWTFRRTADGYWTVVNKLSGKCLDVEGPSLADGAHLHQWECRGYSSQKWEVVNTSTTPEFFKLINAYSKKCMDVSEFSHADGAQIHQWTCRDVNNDNQQWRYFTAG, encoded by the coding sequence GTGATCAAGAACTGGATGCGCGCCGCGCCCGCCCTCGCCGCCCTCACCCTGCCCCTGCTCATCGCCTCCGCGCCACCGGCCAGCCCGACGGAGCGTGGGGCACTGCCGCCCAGCGGAACGACCAAGCTCGTCAGCCGGCTCTCCAGCAAGTGCGCCGATGTCGAGGGCTGGTCGACGGCGAACGGCGGCAACGTCCACCAGTGGAGTTGCCGGCTGGACAACGACGACAACCAGAAGTGGACCTTCCGCCGCACCGCCGACGGCTACTGGACCGTGGTCAACAAGCTCAGCGGCAAGTGCCTTGACGTGGAAGGTCCTTCACTGGCAGACGGAGCGCACCTCCACCAGTGGGAGTGCCGCGGATACTCGAGCCAGAAGTGGGAGGTCGTCAACACGAGCACCACCCCCGAGTTCTTCAAGCTGATCAACGCCTACAGCAAGAAGTGCATGGACGTGAGCGAGTTCTCCCACGCGGACGGCGCCCAGATCCACCAGTGGACCTGCCGGGACGTCAACAACGACAACCAGCAGTGGCGGTACTTCACCGCCGGCTAG
- a CDS encoding MFS transporter, producing the protein MTSRNGTPDGAGRGRTDGRRGGSSPKSGTGTGTGIRRRGLLHNRPFTVFWLGQALSVLGGSVSLLALPLLVLHVTGSVVGMGLITAVAGVFSIATGTFAGHVVDRVDRRRLMIGCDLARAVLLGSVPLLWSLGGPRIWLLYVVTALVSVLKTFFDVAYVTAVPALVEPEDLVTANGRLMGTFALGTILGPVVAGFLVAGVGADWALALDGASFLVSAVSLGWVRFAVRERAERKPEGTSLREVFVVGFRFLWAHALLRPLTVMLTLLTFVTVGATDLLIFRLQSELGRDAATVGYVIAVSGAGVVCASFAAGPLRRTLGFGTCWTGSTALIGVAVAAIGVSRSVPVIAAMAAVFMFGLTLGGICSMTLRQEVTPDHLLGRVTSAFWTVHNASGPVGAAVLTALAARHGVPPVSLAAGAMCLLIAGSGLLTPMRGGRTGPPRGRVAGSGRGSRSGSGPAAAEPGEPSATERR; encoded by the coding sequence TTGACCAGCAGAAACGGCACGCCTGACGGCGCCGGCCGTGGCCGGACGGATGGCCGGCGCGGCGGGAGTTCACCGAAGTCCGGCACCGGCACCGGCACCGGCATCCGGAGGAGGGGACTGCTTCACAACAGGCCCTTCACCGTCTTCTGGCTGGGCCAGGCACTGTCGGTCCTCGGTGGCTCCGTCTCGCTGCTCGCCCTGCCCCTGCTCGTCCTCCACGTCACCGGGTCCGTCGTCGGCATGGGCCTGATCACCGCTGTGGCCGGGGTCTTCTCCATCGCGACGGGCACCTTCGCGGGCCATGTGGTGGACCGGGTGGACCGCCGCCGGCTGATGATCGGGTGCGATCTCGCCCGGGCGGTACTGCTCGGTTCCGTACCGCTGCTGTGGTCCCTCGGCGGCCCGCGCATCTGGCTGCTGTACGTGGTGACCGCGCTGGTCTCCGTACTGAAGACCTTCTTCGACGTGGCGTACGTGACCGCCGTGCCCGCCCTGGTCGAACCAGAGGACCTGGTCACGGCCAACGGCCGGCTGATGGGCACCTTCGCCCTCGGAACCATCCTCGGGCCGGTGGTGGCCGGCTTCCTCGTCGCCGGGGTCGGCGCGGACTGGGCCCTCGCGCTGGACGGCGCCAGCTTCCTGGTCTCGGCGGTCAGCCTGGGGTGGGTCCGGTTCGCCGTACGCGAGAGGGCGGAGCGCAAACCGGAGGGAACCTCGCTGCGCGAGGTGTTCGTGGTGGGCTTCCGCTTCCTGTGGGCGCACGCCCTGCTGCGGCCGCTGACCGTCATGCTCACCCTGCTGACCTTCGTCACCGTCGGCGCCACCGACCTGCTGATCTTCCGGCTCCAGAGCGAACTCGGCCGCGACGCGGCGACCGTCGGCTACGTGATCGCCGTGAGCGGGGCCGGCGTCGTCTGCGCCTCCTTCGCCGCGGGGCCGCTGCGCCGGACCCTCGGGTTCGGCACCTGTTGGACGGGCTCGACCGCGCTGATCGGCGTGGCGGTGGCGGCCATCGGGGTGAGCCGCAGCGTACCGGTGATCGCGGCGATGGCCGCCGTCTTCATGTTTGGGCTGACGCTGGGCGGCATCTGCTCCATGACCCTGCGCCAGGAGGTGACCCCGGACCACCTGCTCGGCCGGGTCACCTCGGCGTTCTGGACGGTGCACAACGCCTCGGGCCCGGTGGGAGCCGCGGTGCTCACCGCGCTCGCGGCCCGGCACGGGGTTCCGCCGGTGAGCCTGGCCGCGGGGGCGATGTGCCTGCTGATCGCCGGCTCGGGCTTGCTGACCCCGATGCGCGGCGGCCGGACCGGCCCGCCGCGGGGGCGGGTGGCGGGGTCCGGGCGGGGTTCCCGGTCGGGGTCCGGGCCGGCCGCGGCTGAGCCGGGGGAGCCCTCCGCCACCGAGCGGCGGTGA
- a CDS encoding ABC transporter substrate-binding protein, translated as MELERRRVLRMGGAIAAGAGLTGLTACSGTGDTGQGAGAAGEKGKGRITVWSWQGPAAQMKALVPEFNKKYPEIEVTVEDIGNPAIWDKITTGLAAGGQGLADVLHIGVDYLPGYVEKFPGGLADLAPLGADTYRDSFAQGMWQTVSPDGRRVNALPWEANSAGFYYRADLFEKAGVDAGALQTWEETIEAGKEIKQKTGAHLLGIDKPASQADAANFFQMLLQLQGSFYFNLAGDITLDSPEAVKAMTLIKTMNDAGLVSDLAGGWNTLMSSLKQGTAAVLPMPTWFGGVIEEQVPQEAGKWKVRLPPAVRRGGSVAATVNSTHLAVAGSSKHQAAAWSFIEFVLTRPSSQVQIYRGKGIAPALMKAYDDAVFHEPSAFFGGQKKGEVFLEALKAPSPAFNYTADYARALKLVTDAQSKVLLGGADPAKVLKEAADQLGRQSGRKVAR; from the coding sequence ATGGAACTGGAACGTCGGAGAGTGCTGCGGATGGGCGGCGCGATCGCCGCGGGGGCCGGCCTGACCGGGCTGACCGCCTGCTCCGGTACGGGCGACACGGGCCAGGGCGCCGGAGCCGCGGGGGAGAAGGGCAAGGGCCGGATCACGGTCTGGTCCTGGCAGGGGCCGGCCGCCCAGATGAAGGCCCTCGTCCCGGAGTTCAACAAGAAGTACCCGGAGATCGAGGTGACGGTCGAGGACATCGGCAACCCCGCCATCTGGGACAAGATCACCACCGGCCTGGCGGCCGGCGGCCAGGGTCTCGCCGACGTCCTGCACATCGGCGTCGACTACCTGCCGGGCTACGTGGAAAAGTTCCCCGGCGGCCTCGCCGACCTCGCCCCGCTGGGCGCGGACACCTACCGGGACTCCTTCGCGCAGGGCATGTGGCAGACCGTTTCCCCCGACGGAAGGCGAGTCAACGCCCTTCCCTGGGAGGCGAATTCGGCAGGCTTCTACTACCGTGCCGACCTCTTCGAGAAGGCCGGGGTCGACGCCGGAGCCCTCCAGACCTGGGAGGAGACCATCGAAGCCGGCAAGGAGATCAAGCAGAAGACGGGCGCCCACTTGCTGGGCATTGACAAGCCCGCCTCACAGGCCGACGCCGCCAACTTCTTCCAAATGCTGCTCCAGCTGCAGGGCTCCTTCTACTTCAACCTCGCCGGGGACATCACGCTCGACTCCCCGGAGGCCGTGAAAGCCATGACCCTCATCAAGACGATGAACGACGCCGGCCTGGTCAGCGATCTCGCCGGTGGCTGGAACACCCTGATGAGCTCCCTGAAGCAGGGGACCGCGGCCGTGCTGCCCATGCCCACCTGGTTCGGCGGCGTCATCGAGGAGCAAGTGCCCCAGGAAGCGGGCAAGTGGAAGGTGCGGCTTCCCCCGGCCGTCCGCCGGGGCGGCTCCGTCGCGGCCACCGTCAACTCCACCCACCTCGCCGTCGCGGGCAGCAGTAAGCACCAGGCCGCCGCCTGGTCCTTCATCGAGTTCGTCCTCACCCGCCCCTCCTCCCAGGTGCAGATCTACCGGGGCAAGGGCATCGCCCCCGCCCTGATGAAGGCCTACGACGACGCCGTCTTCCACGAGCCGTCCGCCTTCTTCGGCGGCCAGAAGAAGGGCGAGGTCTTCCTGGAGGCGCTGAAGGCCCCCTCTCCCGCCTTCAACTACACCGCCGACTACGCCCGCGCCCTCAAACTCGTCACCGACGCCCAGTCCAAGGTGCTGCTGGGCGGCGCCGACCCGGCGAAGGTCCTCAAGGAGGCCGCCGACCAGCTCGGCCGGCAGAGCGGACGCAAGGTCGCCCGATGA
- a CDS encoding carbohydrate ABC transporter permease, giving the protein MTTTLTGRAADRAAPSRGTARRPGPRRRVAPYLFVLPALLLFAVFKLYPIARSFVISLHRTVGGTERFVGADNYTRLMGDPLFWTALKNTAVILAVQVPVMLALATGLAVALNSGLLRGRAVFRLGFFLPMVTGLVAYGIIFSVLLNKDYGLVNWATGLVGLDPVPWLTDPLWAKVSLGLALTWHYTGYNAVILLARLQSVPAELYDAAAVDGAGAWTSFRHVTLPGLRPALLLTTVLSTIGTLQIFDEPYVLTGGGPDNATLTIGVYLYQNAFKYFDFGYASAIAYALAVLIGILGVIQFRFLGEKT; this is encoded by the coding sequence ATGACCACGACGCTCACCGGCCGCGCCGCCGACCGGGCCGCTCCCTCCCGGGGGACGGCCCGGCGGCCGGGGCCGCGCCGGCGCGTGGCCCCGTACCTCTTCGTACTGCCCGCGCTGCTGCTCTTCGCCGTCTTCAAGCTCTACCCCATCGCCCGGTCCTTCGTGATCAGCCTCCACAGGACCGTCGGCGGGACCGAGCGGTTCGTCGGCGCCGACAACTACACGCGCCTGATGGGCGATCCGCTGTTCTGGACCGCCCTGAAGAACACCGCGGTGATCCTCGCCGTCCAGGTGCCCGTGATGCTGGCCCTCGCCACCGGACTCGCCGTGGCCCTGAACTCCGGCCTGCTGCGCGGCCGCGCCGTCTTCCGGCTGGGCTTCTTCCTGCCGATGGTCACCGGACTGGTCGCCTACGGGATCATCTTCTCGGTCCTGCTGAACAAGGACTACGGGCTGGTCAACTGGGCGACCGGCCTCGTCGGCCTGGACCCCGTGCCCTGGCTGACCGACCCCCTGTGGGCGAAGGTCTCCCTCGGCCTCGCCCTGACCTGGCACTACACCGGGTACAACGCGGTGATCCTGCTGGCCCGCCTGCAGTCCGTGCCCGCCGAGCTGTACGACGCGGCGGCCGTCGACGGGGCCGGTGCCTGGACCTCCTTCCGCCACGTCACCCTGCCGGGCCTGCGTCCCGCGCTCCTGCTCACCACCGTGCTCTCCACCATCGGCACCCTGCAGATCTTCGACGAGCCGTACGTCCTCACCGGCGGGGGCCCGGACAACGCCACCCTGACCATCGGCGTGTACCTGTACCAGAACGCCTTCAAGTACTTCGACTTCGGATACGCCTCCGCCATCGCCTACGCCCTGGCCGTCCTGATCGGCATCCTCGGAGTGATCCAGTTCCGCTTCCTGGGGGAGAAGACATGA
- a CDS encoding carbohydrate ABC transporter permease, which translates to MTAARHRGRSILLTSGLAALLAAVLVPFYWLVVAATHESREIFDSPPPLLPGGHLAANLHTLQDTAQFGRVILNSLLIAVIYTLCAGVVCALAGYGFAKYRFRGREALFGLLMLGLVIPAQVTLVPLFQMMAEWHWLNTYQAVIMPNLALPFGIFLMRQSMAALPDELLDSGRMDGCGELRLFWKVVLPPMRPALAALAIFLFLYQWNDFVWPLIVLRDGASFTVPVALASLQGLDETDYGAILAGTAAAAIPMALVFLALQRHFVSGLLAGAVKE; encoded by the coding sequence ATGACCGCCGCCCGCCACCGCGGCAGGAGCATCCTGCTCACCTCCGGACTGGCCGCACTGCTGGCCGCCGTACTGGTTCCGTTCTACTGGCTCGTGGTCGCCGCCACGCACGAGTCCCGGGAGATCTTCGACAGCCCGCCGCCCCTGCTGCCCGGCGGCCACCTGGCGGCCAACCTCCACACGCTGCAGGACACCGCGCAGTTCGGCCGGGTGATCCTCAACTCCCTGCTCATCGCCGTGATCTACACGCTGTGCGCGGGCGTCGTCTGCGCACTGGCCGGGTACGGCTTCGCCAAGTACCGCTTCCGGGGCCGCGAGGCACTGTTCGGACTGCTCATGCTCGGGCTCGTCATCCCCGCCCAGGTCACCCTCGTACCGCTCTTCCAGATGATGGCCGAGTGGCACTGGCTGAACACGTACCAGGCCGTGATCATGCCCAACCTGGCGCTGCCCTTCGGCATCTTCCTCATGCGCCAGTCGATGGCCGCGCTCCCCGACGAACTGCTCGACTCGGGCCGCATGGACGGCTGCGGCGAACTGCGGCTGTTCTGGAAGGTGGTGCTCCCGCCGATGAGGCCGGCGCTGGCCGCCCTCGCGATCTTCCTCTTCCTCTACCAGTGGAACGACTTCGTCTGGCCGCTGATCGTCCTGCGCGACGGCGCCTCGTTCACCGTCCCGGTGGCCCTGGCCTCCCTGCAGGGCCTCGACGAAACCGACTACGGCGCGATCCTCGCCGGAACGGCGGCCGCGGCGATCCCCATGGCCCTCGTCTTCCTGGCGCTGCAGCGCCACTTCGTGTCCGGCCTGCTCGCCGGCGCCGTGAAGGAGTGA
- a CDS encoding glycoside hydrolase family 36 protein, whose product MHTTTAPAAGTDAVTTAGLSPAAGEPLLDGVSLAVLAHAPGVHPVWTLGELSGDLPGDPSGDLPGGLRVLEVRADGAPVEIRFSVPLGDAAGYWHPQGAWQRTLLADWEGRSRVSLVDGHAAGCLYDHTGATLLTFAATDPVPEATLRFGVSEENDTHVVHLHLPASARPHRIVLVPRSPSVARAMRVLRAWFAATTATAAVPDAARVPVYSTWYAFNQDVSAAAVETQAELAAGLGCGALILDDGWQELARGRGYAGLGDWRPDRAKFPDFAGHVGRVRAHGLHYLAWVAPLLLGPGADCHDRWASRAPAPATVPGAHVLDPRSPEVREHVVEVCVRLVRAYGLDGLKLDFLDQAMVYAGDGAGDVGQAMVVLLTRLRAALESVRPGVLLELRQPYAGPGMAPFGNMLRSFDCPADATANRVRTLDTALLAVGGAVHSDMLLWSADAPVATVARQLIGALHSVPQISVRLDRVPAAHREAVGFWLARWRLHRELLLDGEVEPGRPDELYPLVRASAGEHCLLSVHGDRVVPLDFSAHRNFHVVNGSDRDRVMVEVVGGGGRVQGVVHGPDGRIMDDPPTHLPEGARSLAVPRGGLATLTITEGPR is encoded by the coding sequence GTGCACACCACCACCGCCCCGGCGGCCGGCACCGACGCCGTGACCACGGCCGGGCTGTCACCCGCCGCCGGCGAGCCGCTGCTCGACGGGGTCTCGCTCGCCGTCCTCGCCCACGCCCCGGGAGTCCACCCCGTGTGGACCCTCGGCGAACTCTCCGGCGACCTCCCGGGTGACCCTTCGGGGGACCTCCCCGGCGGGCTGCGCGTGCTGGAGGTACGGGCCGACGGCGCCCCCGTGGAGATCCGCTTCTCCGTACCGCTCGGCGACGCCGCCGGGTACTGGCACCCGCAGGGCGCCTGGCAGCGCACGCTGCTCGCCGACTGGGAGGGCCGCTCCCGGGTCTCGCTGGTCGACGGACACGCCGCCGGCTGCCTGTACGACCACACCGGCGCCACCCTGCTGACCTTCGCCGCCACCGACCCGGTACCCGAGGCGACCCTGCGCTTCGGGGTCTCCGAGGAGAACGACACCCACGTCGTCCACCTCCACCTGCCCGCCTCGGCGCGGCCCCACCGGATCGTGCTCGTCCCCCGCTCACCGTCGGTGGCGCGGGCCATGCGCGTCCTGCGCGCCTGGTTCGCCGCCACGACCGCCACCGCGGCGGTGCCCGACGCGGCCCGCGTACCCGTCTACTCCACCTGGTACGCCTTCAACCAGGACGTCAGCGCGGCGGCCGTCGAAACCCAGGCAGAACTGGCCGCGGGACTCGGCTGCGGGGCCCTGATCCTCGACGACGGCTGGCAGGAGCTGGCCCGCGGACGCGGATACGCCGGACTGGGGGACTGGCGGCCCGACCGGGCCAAGTTCCCCGACTTCGCCGGGCACGTCGGCCGGGTCCGCGCCCACGGGCTGCACTACCTGGCCTGGGTCGCACCCCTGCTCCTCGGCCCCGGAGCCGACTGCCACGACCGATGGGCATCGCGCGCGCCCGCCCCCGCCACCGTGCCCGGCGCGCACGTGCTCGACCCCCGCAGCCCCGAGGTGCGCGAGCACGTCGTCGAAGTCTGCGTCCGGCTGGTGCGCGCGTACGGGCTCGATGGGCTGAAGCTCGACTTCCTCGACCAGGCCATGGTGTACGCGGGCGACGGCGCGGGGGACGTCGGACAGGCCATGGTGGTCCTGCTGACGCGGCTCCGCGCGGCCCTGGAATCCGTACGCCCGGGCGTACTGCTGGAACTGCGCCAGCCCTACGCCGGACCCGGGATGGCCCCCTTCGGCAACATGCTGCGCTCCTTCGACTGCCCGGCGGACGCGACCGCGAACCGGGTCCGCACCCTCGACACCGCGCTCCTCGCCGTCGGCGGCGCCGTCCACTCCGACATGCTCCTGTGGTCCGCGGACGCGCCCGTGGCGACGGTGGCCCGGCAGCTGATCGGAGCTCTGCACTCGGTACCGCAGATCTCCGTACGGCTGGACCGGGTGCCCGCGGCGCACCGGGAGGCGGTCGGTTTCTGGCTGGCGCGGTGGCGCCTCCATCGAGAGCTGCTGCTGGACGGGGAGGTGGAACCGGGCCGGCCCGACGAGCTGTACCCGCTGGTGCGGGCGAGCGCCGGGGAGCACTGCCTGCTGAGCGTCCACGGCGACCGGGTCGTCCCGCTGGACTTCTCCGCCCACCGGAACTTCCACGTGGTCAACGGCTCGGACCGGGACCGGGTGATGGTCGAGGTGGTGGGGGGCGGGGGCCGGGTCCAGGGCGTGGTCCACGGGCCGGACGGCCGTATCATGGACGATCCGCCGACACATCTGCCGGAGGGAGCGCGCTCGCTGGCCGTGCCGCGCGGCGGTCTGGCAACGCTCACGATCACGGAAGGACCGCGATGA
- a CDS encoding LacI family DNA-binding transcriptional regulator produces MKVGITEVAARAQVSEATVSRVINRRQGVSKKTRDAVEQAMAEVGYERQTQGQLVAVITEFVSNPFFADVAERIESALAPHGLKTILCPAFPGGVQERDFISALVDKGVAAVVFLSASNTVEGADTETYELLRQRRVPYVGINGEFADGVPTPVFSTDDALAAELAVDHLHRLGHRRIGMASGPAGNQPADRRVRGFLDAMAKRGIEEPERWVIRQSYTVEGGQAAVGPLLALGATAIVAASDYMALGAIRGVRRHGRSVPGDVSVVGYDGSAITEFTDPPLTTVRQPADRLALEVGRSVLALVSNRDVPTGELLFDPELVIRATTGPVPGESGPEA; encoded by the coding sequence ATGAAGGTCGGGATCACCGAGGTCGCAGCACGCGCTCAGGTCAGCGAGGCGACGGTCAGCCGGGTGATCAACCGACGCCAGGGCGTGTCGAAGAAGACCCGGGACGCGGTCGAGCAGGCCATGGCGGAGGTCGGCTACGAGCGGCAGACCCAGGGCCAACTGGTCGCCGTGATCACCGAGTTCGTCTCCAACCCGTTCTTCGCCGATGTCGCCGAGCGCATCGAGTCGGCCCTCGCCCCACACGGGCTGAAGACGATCCTGTGCCCCGCCTTCCCGGGCGGAGTGCAGGAACGGGACTTCATCTCCGCACTCGTCGACAAGGGGGTCGCGGCCGTCGTCTTCCTGTCCGCGTCCAACACCGTCGAGGGCGCCGACACCGAGACCTACGAACTGCTGCGCCAGCGCCGGGTGCCGTACGTCGGGATCAACGGCGAGTTCGCTGACGGGGTGCCCACCCCGGTCTTCTCCACCGACGACGCGCTCGCCGCCGAACTGGCCGTGGACCACCTCCACCGGCTGGGTCACCGCCGGATCGGGATGGCCTCGGGACCGGCCGGCAACCAGCCCGCCGACCGCCGGGTGCGGGGCTTCCTCGACGCCATGGCCAAGCGGGGCATCGAGGAACCGGAGCGCTGGGTGATCCGGCAGTCCTACACGGTGGAGGGCGGCCAGGCCGCCGTCGGCCCGCTGCTCGCCCTGGGCGCCACCGCGATCGTCGCGGCCAGCGACTACATGGCCCTCGGGGCGATCCGGGGCGTCCGCCGGCACGGACGCTCCGTGCCCGGGGACGTGTCGGTGGTGGGCTACGACGGCTCGGCCATCACCGAGTTCACGGATCCGCCCCTGACCACGGTGCGGCAGCCCGCCGACCGGCTGGCGCTGGAGGTGGGCCGCAGCGTACTGGCGTTGGTGAGCAACCGGGACGTACCGACGGGGGAGCTGCTGTTCGACCCCGAACTGGTCATCAGGGCCACCACCGGGCCGGTGCCCGGGGAGAGCGGTCCCGAAGCCTGA
- a CDS encoding DeoR/GlpR family DNA-binding transcription regulator, with the protein MAEQAAQLAHQRRAFILDAVRRDGTVRVADLVERLGVSDMTVRRDLEALARSGAVEKVHGGAVATTGTSGHEPGFDAKSDLEGAAKAAIADVAATLVEPGSVVAVSGGTTAYAVAARLLGVPRLTIVTNSLPVADLVRAAAQGAGAAAPTLLLTGGSPTPSAALVGPLADLVIGSLHVDLLVLGAHGVTEEAGLTTPNLTEAQTNRALVASARRVAVVADHSKWGVVGLSGFAALGRADWFVTDAGMPAAARAALTETVGELLVAGEGGVGDEYGGQEKREGHGDGRGNDGGGDREQR; encoded by the coding sequence GTGGCCGAGCAGGCTGCTCAGCTGGCACACCAGCGACGCGCGTTCATCCTCGACGCGGTCCGCCGCGACGGCACGGTACGGGTGGCGGACCTGGTCGAACGGCTCGGAGTCTCGGACATGACGGTCCGCCGGGACCTGGAGGCCCTGGCCCGGAGCGGGGCCGTGGAGAAGGTGCACGGCGGAGCCGTCGCCACCACCGGGACCAGCGGGCACGAGCCCGGGTTCGACGCCAAGTCCGATCTGGAGGGGGCCGCCAAGGCCGCCATCGCGGACGTGGCCGCGACCCTGGTGGAACCGGGCAGCGTGGTCGCGGTCTCCGGCGGCACCACCGCGTACGCCGTCGCCGCCCGGCTGCTCGGCGTCCCCCGGCTCACGATCGTCACCAACTCCCTCCCGGTGGCCGATCTGGTACGGGCCGCCGCCCAGGGCGCCGGGGCCGCGGCCCCCACCCTGCTGCTCACCGGCGGCTCCCCCACCCCCTCGGCCGCGCTGGTCGGCCCGCTCGCCGACCTCGTGATCGGCTCGCTCCACGTCGACCTGCTCGTCCTCGGCGCGCACGGGGTGACGGAGGAGGCCGGGCTGACCACCCCCAACCTCACGGAGGCCCAGACCAACCGGGCCCTGGTCGCCTCGGCACGGCGGGTCGCCGTCGTCGCCGACCACAGCAAGTGGGGGGTGGTCGGGCTCAGCGGTTTCGCGGCGCTGGGCCGGGCCGACTGGTTCGTGACCGACGCGGGCATGCCCGCCGCCGCCCGCGCCGCCCTCACCGAGACGGTGGGTGAACTGCTCGTCGCGGGCGAGGGCGGGGTAGGGGACGAGTACGGGGGCCAGGAGAAGCGTGAGGGCCACGGCGACGGCAGGGGCAACGACGGCGGCGGAGACCGCGAGCAGCGCTGA
- the galT gene encoding galactose-1-phosphate uridylyltransferase, whose translation MKKTLAKLADGRELIYFDTDEGAVRDAPDPRPLDRVVSQPELRRDEATGDWITIASHRQDRTYHPPAGECPLCPSRDGRLSEIPAADYEVAVFENRFPSLAGEAGRCEVVCFTPEHEAGFADLTPAAARLVLDAWTDRTTELSDLPGVEQVYCFENRGAEIGVTLAHPHGQIYAFPFVTPRTAKMVAAAAAHRAATGRNLFEDLLSAARAATARVVTAGEHWTAFVPYAARWPYEVHLYPHRRVPDLTCLTEAERAEFPEIYLDLLRRFDRLFPVPGESRGPAPTPYISAWHQAPRTHGEELALHLELFTIRRTPDKLKFLAGTESGTEAFINDVAPETAARRLREALA comes from the coding sequence GTGAAGAAGACCCTCGCGAAACTCGCGGACGGCCGCGAACTGATCTACTTCGACACGGACGAAGGCGCCGTGCGCGATGCGCCCGATCCGCGCCCGCTGGACCGGGTGGTCAGCCAGCCGGAACTGCGGCGGGACGAGGCGACCGGTGACTGGATCACGATCGCCTCCCACCGGCAGGACCGCACCTACCACCCGCCCGCCGGCGAATGCCCGCTCTGCCCCTCCCGGGACGGTCGGCTCAGTGAGATCCCCGCCGCCGACTACGAGGTGGCCGTCTTCGAGAACCGCTTCCCCTCCCTCGCGGGCGAGGCGGGACGCTGCGAGGTCGTGTGCTTCACCCCGGAGCACGAGGCCGGTTTCGCCGACCTCACCCCGGCCGCCGCCCGCCTGGTCCTGGACGCGTGGACCGACCGCACCACGGAGCTCTCGGACCTCCCGGGAGTCGAGCAGGTGTACTGCTTCGAGAACCGGGGGGCCGAGATCGGGGTGACGCTCGCCCACCCGCACGGTCAGATCTACGCCTTCCCCTTCGTCACGCCGCGCACCGCCAAGATGGTGGCCGCCGCGGCCGCACACCGCGCCGCCACCGGACGCAACCTCTTCGAGGACCTGCTCTCGGCGGCCCGCGCCGCCACCGCGCGGGTGGTGACGGCCGGGGAGCACTGGACCGCCTTCGTGCCCTACGCCGCCCGCTGGCCGTACGAGGTGCACCTCTACCCGCACCGCCGGGTCCCCGACCTGACCTGCCTCACGGAGGCCGAGCGGGCCGAGTTCCCGGAGATCTACCTGGACCTGCTGCGCCGCTTCGACCGGCTGTTCCCCGTACCGGGCGAGTCGAGGGGGCCGGCCCCCACTCCGTACATCTCGGCCTGGCACCAGGCACCCCGCACCCATGGGGAGGAACTGGCCCTGCACCTGGAGCTGTTCACCATCCGGCGGACTCCCGACAAACTCAAGTTCCTCGCCGGGACGGAGTCCGGGACGGAAGCCTTCATCAACGACGTGGCCCCCGAGACGGCCGCGCGACGACTGCGGGAGGCCCTGGCGTGA